The Allocatelliglobosispora scoriae genome contains a region encoding:
- the pgm gene encoding phosphoglucomutase (alpha-D-glucose-1,6-bisphosphate-dependent), with the protein MSTPQTHDRAGQLAGAQDLIDVPRLVSAYYTEHPDPSVPGHRVAFGTSGHRGSSLRLSFNEDHILATSQAICEYRVANAITGPLFLGRDTHALSEPALLSALEVFAANGVEVRLDSRDRFVPTPAISRAILAYNRGRTTGLADGVVVTPSHNPPADGGFKYNPPDGGPAASGITNWIQDRANAILEAGLKDVQRIPATRARTLDSVSGYDFLDHYIADLPSVIDLDAIRSAGVRIGADPLGGAAVDYWGEIGDRYGLDLTVVNSGVDPTWRFMTLDWDGKIRMDCSSPYAMASLIARRDEFQVATGNDADADRHGIVTADAGLMNPNHYLTVAIDYLFRHRPQWSANAAVGKTLVSSAMIDRVSADLGRRLLEVPVGFKWFVDGLVEGSIGFGGEESAGASFLQRDGGVWTTDKDGILLCLLASEITAVTGSTPSQAYSTLTERLGDPVYQRIDAPADTRQKAALSKLSATNVTATTLAGEEITGIFTEAPGNNAGIGGIKVTTKSGWFAARPSGTEDVYKIYAESFQDQDHLSAIQQAARAMVDAAIA; encoded by the coding sequence ATGTCGACACCGCAAACGCACGACCGTGCCGGGCAGCTCGCCGGAGCGCAGGACCTCATCGACGTGCCGAGGCTCGTCTCGGCCTATTACACCGAGCACCCCGATCCGAGCGTGCCCGGCCACCGGGTCGCCTTCGGTACGTCGGGGCACCGCGGATCGAGCCTGCGCCTGTCGTTCAACGAGGACCACATCCTCGCGACCAGCCAGGCGATCTGCGAATACCGCGTCGCCAACGCGATCACCGGCCCGCTCTTCCTCGGCCGGGACACCCACGCCCTCTCCGAGCCCGCGCTCCTCTCCGCGCTCGAGGTCTTCGCGGCCAACGGCGTCGAGGTCCGGCTCGACTCCCGGGACCGGTTCGTGCCCACCCCGGCGATCTCCCGGGCGATCCTGGCCTATAACCGGGGTCGCACCACCGGCCTCGCCGACGGTGTCGTCGTGACGCCCTCGCACAATCCTCCGGCCGACGGCGGCTTCAAGTACAACCCGCCGGACGGCGGTCCGGCCGCGAGCGGGATCACCAACTGGATCCAGGACCGCGCCAACGCCATCCTCGAGGCCGGGCTCAAGGACGTGCAGCGGATCCCGGCGACGCGCGCCCGCACGCTCGACTCGGTCTCGGGCTATGACTTCCTCGACCACTACATCGCCGACCTGCCCAGCGTCATCGACCTCGACGCGATCCGCAGCGCGGGCGTGCGCATCGGCGCCGACCCCCTCGGCGGCGCGGCGGTCGACTACTGGGGCGAGATCGGCGACCGATACGGTCTGGACCTGACCGTCGTCAACTCCGGTGTGGACCCGACCTGGCGTTTCATGACGCTCGACTGGGACGGCAAGATCCGGATGGACTGCTCGTCCCCCTACGCGATGGCCTCGCTGATCGCGCGGCGCGACGAGTTCCAGGTCGCGACCGGCAACGACGCGGACGCCGACCGCCACGGGATCGTCACCGCCGACGCGGGCCTGATGAACCCCAACCACTACCTGACGGTCGCGATCGACTACCTCTTCCGGCACCGGCCGCAGTGGTCCGCGAACGCCGCCGTCGGCAAGACGCTCGTCTCCTCCGCCATGATCGACCGGGTCTCGGCCGACCTGGGCCGCCGCCTGCTGGAGGTGCCGGTCGGCTTCAAGTGGTTCGTCGACGGGCTCGTCGAGGGCAGCATCGGTTTCGGCGGCGAGGAGAGCGCGGGCGCCTCCTTCCTGCAGCGCGACGGCGGCGTCTGGACCACGGACAAGGACGGCATCCTGCTCTGCCTCCTGGCGAGCGAGATCACCGCCGTCACGGGCAGCACGCCGAGCCAGGCCTACAGCACCCTGACCGAACGCCTGGGCGACCCCGTCTACCAGCGCATAGACGCACCCGCCGACACCCGTCAGAAGGCGGCCCTGTCGAAGCTCTCCGCGACCAACGTCACCGCCACCACCCTGGCCGGCGAGGAGATCACCGGCATCTTCACCGAGGCCCCCGGCAACAACGCCGGAATCGGCGGCATCAAGGTCACGACGAAGTCCGGCTGGTTCGCCGCCAGGCCGTCCGGCACGGAAGACGTCTACAAGATCTACGCCGAGTCCTTCCAGGACCAGGACCACCTGAGCGCAATCCAACAAGCGGCCCGAGCGATGGTCGACGCCGCGATCGCCTGA
- a CDS encoding aldehyde dehydrogenase family protein, with translation MTEPVVPFWIAGSPESSADLIEVRSPYDGRLVATTSQATPSQVDRAVQAAADVAAEAASLPASVRAAALDHISKRLAERGEEVARLISAENGKPIMWARAELGRAVSTFRWAAEEARRFSGDLQRLDTDPAAKGRLALVRRFPKGPVLGITPFNFPLNLVAHKVAPAIAVGAPIVIKPAPATPLSALLLGSLIAETELPVGMFSVVPVPNAVAPDLVADPRLPVVSFTGSGPVGAQIRAAVPHKHVTLELGGNAAAVICEDYADLDWAAARVALFSNYQAGQSCIAVQRVIVHSSKVDDFLDKLVNAVGGLVVGDPSADATQVGPLINEAAAERVESWVAEAVEAGAKVLVGGVRDGASYAPTVIVDAPADAKVCAEEVFGPVLVVQVVDSDEEAFAAVNRSAFGLQAGVFTTSIQTAFSAHATLQVGGVIIGDVPSFRADQMPYGGQKGSGTGREGVASAMQDYTDPRVLVLTNLAL, from the coding sequence ATGACTGAGCCGGTTGTGCCATTCTGGATCGCGGGGAGCCCCGAGAGCAGCGCAGACCTCATCGAGGTGCGCAGCCCCTATGACGGCCGACTGGTCGCGACCACCTCACAGGCAACCCCGTCGCAGGTCGATCGGGCGGTCCAGGCCGCCGCCGACGTCGCGGCCGAGGCCGCTTCACTACCCGCGTCGGTACGCGCAGCCGCGCTCGACCACATCTCCAAGCGGCTCGCCGAGCGGGGTGAGGAGGTGGCCCGACTCATCAGCGCCGAGAACGGCAAGCCGATCATGTGGGCGCGGGCGGAACTCGGCCGGGCCGTCTCGACCTTCCGCTGGGCGGCCGAGGAGGCGCGCCGCTTCTCCGGCGACCTGCAACGGCTCGACACCGATCCCGCCGCGAAGGGCCGGTTGGCGCTGGTCCGCCGCTTCCCGAAGGGGCCGGTGCTCGGCATCACGCCGTTCAACTTCCCGCTCAACCTCGTCGCGCACAAGGTGGCTCCGGCGATCGCCGTGGGGGCGCCGATCGTGATCAAGCCGGCTCCGGCCACGCCGCTGTCGGCGCTGCTCCTGGGGTCGCTGATCGCGGAGACGGAGCTGCCGGTGGGGATGTTCTCGGTGGTGCCCGTACCCAACGCGGTGGCTCCTGATCTTGTCGCGGACCCGCGACTGCCGGTCGTCTCCTTCACCGGGTCGGGGCCGGTCGGCGCGCAGATCCGCGCCGCCGTGCCGCACAAGCACGTGACGCTGGAGCTCGGCGGCAACGCGGCCGCGGTGATCTGCGAGGACTACGCCGACCTCGACTGGGCGGCGGCGCGGGTGGCGCTGTTCAGCAACTACCAGGCCGGGCAGAGCTGCATCGCGGTGCAGCGCGTGATCGTGCACTCGTCGAAGGTGGACGACTTCCTCGACAAGCTGGTCAACGCCGTCGGCGGCCTCGTCGTGGGCGACCCGTCGGCAGACGCCACCCAGGTCGGGCCGCTGATCAATGAGGCGGCGGCCGAGCGCGTCGAGTCCTGGGTCGCCGAGGCCGTCGAGGCGGGAGCAAAGGTGCTGGTCGGCGGCGTGCGCGACGGTGCGAGCTATGCCCCGACGGTGATCGTGGACGCGCCCGCCGACGCGAAGGTCTGCGCCGAGGAGGTCTTCGGCCCGGTCCTGGTCGTCCAGGTGGTCGACTCGGACGAGGAGGCGTTCGCCGCGGTCAACAGGTCGGCCTTCGGTCTGCAGGCGGGCGTCTTCACCACGTCGATCCAGACCGCCTTCAGTGCCCACGCAACACTGCAGGTAGGTGGCGTGATCATCGGTGACGTGCCGAGCTTCCGCGCCGACCAGATGCCCTACGGCGGCCAAAAAGGCAGCGGCACCGGTCGCGAAGGCGTGGCGAGCGCCATGCAGGACTACACCGACCCCCGAGTCCTAGTCCTGACAAACCTGGCCCTGTAG